Proteins encoded within one genomic window of Haematobia irritans isolate KBUSLIRL chromosome 5, ASM5000362v1, whole genome shotgun sequence:
- the ana2 gene encoding anastral spindle 2 — translation MFKPETEDMLPRMAPKPSGAPMGATELIVRPQVPEVSILFGQQQECNIQAQSQAQNTQQTTSYAAWKKQMLPKVTFPPSLSQEVPSSTINNIQSARNNLYPLRTPTSTAPVVSSVGNTNTYAPSAVSYESPMYAVPSVTYAANGGLVPSNPMAYRPIMENPNNFQPVQQNIYRKSMEMTPPPPISSYSSPRDVLTICAGTQTDAMSSPNSGLQNINQNIATKKDIEEIKLIMQEMRHDQICLMQLMEKLLSSQQFSSKPRVECKDIGIQVNNELKDDLPITSVFVGETGPNPPQLPPTNKIVQQLKPGGNMLQTPKGKPIAQSTTYRPNSPQSNRLQEYQRISSPPTSTADKQSDVNYQQWNNQQIAAALPKPNTEKSLIMNQLALKYLPNEKLAELLNDLNFGNPQSNVQKQMADPSTPLRNIENFERSPADISNASYKYLKKYRLLPEDHIAEVESENPIQNNNTPPKRQYAVLRSPNHQQKPINMPMGRLPQSPLARAETTPVLKDNMVDLENIKYQPKFL, via the exons ATGTTTAAGCCTGAAACAGAAGATATGCTGCCGAGAATGGCCCCAAAACCAAGTGGAGCTCCTATGGGAGCTACTGAACTTATTGTTCGGCCGCAAGTTCCAGAAGTTTCAATATTATTCGGGCAACAACAAGAGTGCAACATTCAAGCCCAAAGTCAAGCACAAAATACTCAACAAACGACGTCTTATGCTGCATGGAAGAAGCAAATGCTACCAAAAGTCACTTTTCCGCCCAGTCTTTCGCAAGAGGTTCCTTCGTCAACGATCAACAATATTCAGTCAGCACGTAACAATCTGTACCCTTTGCGAACTCCTACGTCTACCGCACCAGTAGTATCATCTGTCGGTAACACAAATACTTATGCCCCCAGTGCTGTTTCATATGAATCTCCAATGTATGCTGTACCCAGTGTTACATATGCTGCTAATGGTGGTCTCGTACCAAGTAATCCTATGGCTTACCGCCCAATCATGGAAAATCCTAACAATTTCCAGCCTGTGCAGcagaatatttatagaaaatctatggaaatgacACCACCACCTCCGATTTCTTCCTATAGTAGCCCAAGGGATGTTTTGACAATTTGTGCTGGAACACAAACTGATGCTATGTCATCGCCCAACTCTGGTCTACAAAACATTAATCAAAATATAGCGACTAAGAAGgatattgaagaaataaaattaatcatGCAAGAAATGAGACATGATCAAATTTGTCTAATGCAATTGATGGAAAAATTACTAAGCTCTCAACAATTTAGCTCCAAACCAAGAGTTGAGTGCAAGGACATTGGCATTCAAGTGAATAATGAATTGAAAG ATGATCTTCCTATTACAAGTGTGTTTGTGGGCGAAACTGGACCAAACCCACCGCAACTACCACCtacaaataaaatagttcagcaATTAAAACCCGGTGGCAATATGTTACAAACTCCTAAAGGGAAACCAATAGCTCAGTCTACTACCTATAGACCGAATTCCCCTCAATCTAATCGTTTACAAGAATACCAAAGGATTTCATCTCCTCCTACAAGCACAGCCGATAAACAGTCGGATGTAAATTATCAACAATGGAATAACCAACAAATCGCCGCAGCTTTGCCTAAACCAAATacagaaaaaagtttaattatgaATCAATTGGCTTTGAAATATCTGCCTAACGAAAAATTAGCAGAACTTTTAAACGACTTAAACTTTGGTAATCCACAGAGCAACGTACAAAAGCAAATGGCGGATCCATCTACAccattgcgaaatattgaaaattttgaacgaagccCTGCAGATATTTCCAAtgcttcatataaatatttaaagaaatatcgtCTGCTGCCCGAAGATCATATCGCAGAGGTTGAAAGTGAAAACCCAATACAAAACAATAATACGCCACCCAAACGCCAATATGCAGTTTTGCGATCACCAAACCACCAACAAAAACCTATAAACATGCCTATGGGACGCTTACCGCAATCTCCATTGGCTAGAGCGGAAACAACACCAGTTTTAAAGGATAATATGGTGGATTTGGAAAACATAAAGTACCAGcctaaatttttataa
- the dup gene encoding chromatin licensing and DNA replication factor double parked: MAQPSIAAFFNTRKRAVAEDVTTIKNRRLLDSSEPTNRQEANANTPLQPNDGQQPLPPSQQDQHDEIAALKKMGMRTRSGRTVVKRIGVQDPSQVPDSGVSPKKISKIEENVKQQKLVEFIKKGTLSPRKKPAAAKSKSRQKINESTPTATIITAFTSQNNAKNVERGLKTPTKQIIKGSNTPLKQGELKSMVKKELTFDEVKTKVSRSAKLQELKASLARIQELEKTRKAQEERNRLLKESLQSPSKKTPVLQLKEFDKIELEVLTSPSKTFKTPTKLPPPTPDKNELMSPRHTDVSKRVLFSPAKLGSPSKMVVPPAYQRFMSLAESSKAGQLAMPYKYRHLVEIFKGLDSVCAMFHNRREVITFKKLKPAVQRMLRKNFYERHLAQIKHLYPDAFIFSQMKMRNYGSASKADYFQLVIAPNVENLPEKMKMNKIDEDDVLSSAQSNSMNPHVMTERLQKFQFLLLQKVKEEHEKFLKSLDPPLSIPKEKVTRWHPDFDLENCPEIPLGNIPQPPNVEKYSSAKDILSTARNLFNCATPMERVMERYEAKIEADKVKAENQKNLDNTKAETSKEPESTKTAKENVGEKQVEKDINAIAAPESTATPTTSTPAADATSNLLKGVPKSLLEKIRAKQAAKALDAMTRRPSQDQEAAKYSRLPEMARHLRNVFITERKGVLTQEIVIKKIQNSFRTSLTAQDIENHLKLMAKEVPAWVAFHEVRKTMYLKINKEMDLSKVIERLETVANEKSKM; encoded by the exons ATGGCTCAACCTTCTATAGCAGCATTTTTTAATACCAGAAAACGCGCAGTAGCTGAAGATGTGACTACAATAAAAAATAGA cgtCTTCTGGATTCATCAGAGCCAACAAATAGACAAGAAGCAAATGCCAACACACCTTTGCAGCCCAATGATGGACAGCAACCTTTGCCACCATCGCAACAAGATCAACACGATGAAATTGCCGCTCTTAAGAAGATGGGTATGCGTACACGCTCTGGACGCACTGTGGTCAAACGCATTGGTGTTCAAGATCCCAGTCAAGTACCAGATAGTGGAGTTTCACCcaagaaaatatcaaaaattgaagaaaatgtaaAGCAACAAAAACTTgtcgaatttattaaaaagggTACATTGTCGCCACGTAAAAAACCGGCAGCGGCCAAATCCAAATCGCGACAAAAAATCAATGAGTCGACACCCACTGCCACCATAATAACCGCTTTCACATCACAAAACAATGCTAAAAATGTGGAGCGTGGACTTAAAACACCCACCAAACAAATCATTAAAGGATCCAACACTCCCCTCAAACAAGGCGAATTGAAGTCAATGGTTAAAAAGGAGTTAACTTTTGATGAAGTAAAAACTAAAGTTTCACGTAGCGCTAAACTGCAGGAACTTAAAGCTTCATTGGCTCGTATTCAAGAGTTGGAGAAGACACGAAAGGCCCAAGAGGAACGTAATCGTTTGTTAAAAGAGAGCCTTCAATCTCCATCGAAAAAGACACCCGTATTGCAATTGAAGGAATTCGATAAAATTGAATTGGAAGTTTTGACAAG TCCTTCAAAAACTTTCAAAACTCCTACAAAACTTCCACCTCCCACACCGGATAAAAATGAGCTTATGTCACCGCGTCACACAGATGTATCGAAACGTGTACTTTTTAGCCCAGCTAAATTGGGATCACCATCCAAAATGGTCGTTCCACCGGCCTATCAGCGATTTATGTCTTTGGCTGAATCAAGCAAAGCTGGACAGTTGGCAATGCCCTATAAATATCGTCATCTTGTCGAGATATTCAAAGGACTGGATTCTGTGTGCGCTATGTTTCACAATCGTCGTGAAGTTATAACATTTAAGAAATTGAAACCGGCTGTTCAAAGAATGTTGCGCAAGAATTTCTACGAAAGGCATTTAGCACAAATCAAACACCTCTATCCTGATGCTTTTATATTCTCACAAATGAAAATGCGTAATTATGGTTCCGCTTCTAAAGCTGACTATTTCCAATTGGTTATTGCTCCTAATGTGgaaaatttaccggaaaaaatgaaaatgaataaaattgatGAAGACGATGTGCTATCCTCGGCTCAGAGTAATTCCATGAATCCCCATGTTATGACAGAGAGATTACagaaattccaatttttgcTATTGCAAAAAGTGAAAGAGGAGCATGAGAAAttcttaaaatctttggatcccccTCTTTCTATTCCCAAGGAAAAAGTGACGCGCTGGCATCCAGATTTTGATTTGGAAAATTGTCCTGAAATTCCTCTAGGTAATATACCGCAACCACCCAATGTTGAGAAATATTCCTCTGCTAAGGATATTTTATCAACAGCCAGAAATCTGTTCAATTGTGCCACACCCATGGAGAGGGTAATGGAAAGATATGAGGCCAAGATTGAAGCGGATAAAGTGAAGGCAGAAAATCAAAAGAATTTGGATAATACAAAAGCAGAAACTTCCAAAGAGCCAGAATCAACAAAGACGGCAAAAGAGAATGTGGGCGAGAAGCAAGTGGAAAAGGATATTAACGCTATTGCGGCACCTGAAAGCACAGCCACACCTACCACTAGTACTCCTGCGGCAGATGCTACATCCAATTTATTAAAAGGTGTACCGAAGTCTTTGCTTGAGAAGATCCGAGCAAAACAGGCAGCCAAAGCCTTGGATGCCATGACCAGAAGACCTTCACAAGATCAAGAAGCAGCCAAATATTCACGCCTTCCCGAAATGGCACGTCATTTGCGTAATGTTTTCATTACTGAACGTAAGGGAGTTCTTACACAAGAAATAGTTAtcaagaaaattcaaaatagtTTCCGCACCTCACTTACTGCCCAAGACATTGAGAATCATCTAAAATTAATGGCTAAAGAAGTACCTGCATGGGTGGCATTCCATGAAGTACGCAAAACCATGTACTTGAAAATCAACAAAGAAATGGACTTGAGTAAAGTTATAGAACGTCTGGAGACGGTGGCCAATGAAAAGAGTAAAATGTAG